GAGGGACGACATGGTATTCAACGAAATTACGAAAGCACTCGGCTCAGTAGACGCACAGAAAAAAGATTCGGAAAAAGCTTGGAAAGATGCTCAAGAACAAATTAAACGTCAGCTTTCGCGCTAATCGGTAATTGCGCAATAAGGGAATAAAATAGAGGATGCGGCAGGGGCGCCAAGCGTACCCTACCGCATCGGATTATCGGAGGACTAATATGGGAGGCCTTTTAAAAGAAATATACAAGAGCAGAACGCTCTATCTGTTTATTTCTCCATTTTACATCTTGTTCCTAGTCTTTTCGGTGTTTCCTATTATCTTCTCGATCTATCTTTCCTTTCACAAATGGGACGGAATCGGGAGTATGTCTTCGGTAGGCTTTAACAACTTTAATTATATGTTTCACGATCCGAATTTCTGGCAAGCTATGATCAATAATATCGCGATTTGGTTGTTGGCTAACGGTCCTATGCTTGTATGCGCTTTGGTTATTGCCTACGTCATTAATCTGTCGATCGTAAAATTCAAAGGATTTTTCAGAATCGCTTTTTTTCTTCCGAATATAACGGCCATGGTCGCGGTTGTCATTATATTTCAGTCCATGTTCGGGAACGAGTACGGACTGATCAACTTCTTCCTTGAGAAGCTAGGGTTGGATAAAATAGCTTGGTTCAATTCCAGCACTGGAGTCCGTGTTGTTATTGCGCTTATGATCGCCTGGAGATACTTGGGCTATAATGCCATCATCTATCTCTCAGGATTGCAAAGAATTCCTAAGGATTTGTATGAAGCGGCGAATCTCGATGGGGCGACGATGTTCCAGACCTTTACAAAGATTACTTTACCGATGCTTCGCTCGATCATATTGTTTTCGGTTATGATGTCGACGATCGGGGGATTCCAGATTTTTACCGAGCCTCAGGTGCTCGCGGGTAATCAATCTCCGTATCCGGGATCTGAAACGATCGTACTCTACATGTTCCGGGAAGGCTTCGTTTATCAGAACTATGGATATGCGGCTGCAGTCTCGTGGGTTCTGTTCGTCATTATCGGACTCATATCCGTTTTGAACTGGAAGCTCTTCAATAAGTCTGACGATTGATGAAAAGGAGCATAAAAATGACAGCAAAAAAGATATTCGTGCATACTTTTTTGTTAATCGGTGTTATATTTTCGATATTCCCGTTTTACTGGCTAGCGGTTATGGCGACGAATGAAACGAGCGCAATCTTTTCTTTTCCTCCTAAATTGGTGTTTGGGGACTATTTCTTGGTGAATTATCATCACGTCATGGATAACATCAATTTTTATCGCGCGCTGTTCAACACCCTTTTCATCGCGATCACTAGCTGTGTACTGCAATTGTTTTTCAATTCATTGACGGGATTTACTTTCTCGAAATTCAAATTCCCGGGATCCAAGGTGCTCTTCTATTTAATGATGGCAACGATGATGATCCCGGCCCAAATGCTGCTAGTTCCGCAGTTTATTATTATTAAAGAGATTGGATGGCTAGGAAGCTATAAAGCTCTGATCGTTCCGGGCATGGCAAGCGCGTTCGGGATTTTCTGGATTAGACAATATGCGTTAGCTATCCATGACGATTTGCTCGAAGCCGGTCGCATAGATGGGTGCACCAAGTTCGGATTATATTGGCGGATTGCTTTACCTATTCTTCGGCCAGCGCTTGCTTTTCTTGCCATTACGACCTTCATGGGAGTCTGGGAAGATTATCTGTGGCCTTTGATCGTATTGACAGATACTTCAAAATTTACTTTAATGTTAGCGTTGCAACAATTAAAATCAGTTCATACCGGTGACTATTCCATGGTTATGACCGGAACGCTTTTGGCCACCCTGCCAGTAATCGTTTTCTTCCTAGTTGTAAGCCGTCAATTTATTGCGGGAATTATGGAAGGGGCGGTCAAAAGCTAGAAAAAAACTAAAAAAACAGTTTCAGCAATTATGAAAGCAGGGTGACGATGATGGCGCCGAAGATTAAGGATGTCGCCAAGTACGCGGGTGTTTCCGTTACGACGGTTTCGAGAGTACTAAACGGAGAGAAGTACGTCAAGGACGATTTGAAAGCTAGGGTTCAAAAGGCGATAGACGATCTTGGTTACTCGCCAAGTCATATTGCTAGAAGTCTCGTCCGTAGGAAAACGAATCTTATTGGGGTGATTGTCCCTGATGTTACTTCGAGCTTCTATTCCACGATCCTTAGCACGATCGAGAAAACCGCGAGCCTGAACGACTATAATCTTTTGGTATGCAACATCATCGAAGATACAGATAAAGAGCTTAAATACTTGCAAGTGTTCAAAGAGATGCGTGTCGATGGCATTATTATCATGCATGAGAAAATAAACGAAGAAATACGCGAAATGATAATGAAGCTGGGGATACCTATCATCTTCTCAAGCGTAAAACCAAAGGATCAGCCTTTCATTTCCGTAATCATCGACGATTATTCGGCAGCATATGATGCAACGAGACACTTAATCGATCTCGGACATTCGCGCATCGGTTTTATCGGGGGCGACATGAACGACGTGACATCGGGTCAGAACCGCTATTTCGGTTTTGTTCACGCCTTGTCCGATTTCGGAATCGAACAAGTAGAAGCTCACATTAAGTTTGGCGATTACAAAACGCGTAGCGGTTACGACATGATGAAGGAAATTTTAGCTTGCCGAACCCGCCCGACGGCGGTATTCGCAGTAAGTGACGATATGGCTGTCGGAGCCATGAACTGCATTAGTGATTATGGATTATCGGTTCCGGGTGATATATCCGTTATCGGGTTCGATGGTAGCCAATTAACGGAGCAGGTTCGTCCGCGATTGTCATCCATGGAGCAGCCTATCTTAGAGATGGGGAAAATAACCGTGCTTAAGCTTCTCGATTTGATTTCAGGCAACAATGCGACCCTTAAAGATGACGTCATTCTAAAGCACATGTTAGTCATACGTGACAGCTGCAAGAAATACGTCAACAGAGAGGATCAAACATAATAGGTATCGGAAGAAGGAGAACGAATTGAAAATGTTCGATGCTGTTGTAATTGGCGATGCTAATATCGATCTCGTCGTGCCGGGGTATAATGAAGTTCCTCAACCTGGCCAGGAGATCTTAGTCGATAATATTGCAATGCACGTAGGCGGGGGAGCCGCGTTATTCGCGGTCTCACTTGCGAAGCTAGGAACTCGAGTCGCATTTAACGGCGTGTTGGGCGATGACAACCACGGCCAATATATTAGGGATCGCTTTGCCGAATATGGTATCGATACCACAATGATAAAAACAAGCAAAGAGCACAATACAGGCATCTCGATTGCCTTTAATCCGGGCTCGGATCGTTCCTTCATTACTTATTGGGGATCCAATATGGAGCTTCGGTTCGATAACTTGGATATAGAGCAAATTGCCCAAGGTAGCCACGTACATTTGACCGGTTACAAAGGGGAACGAAATCATGAGCAATATATACAGCTGGTAAAGTCGCTTAAGGACAATGGAGTTACATTGTCCTGCGATGTAGGATGGGATGATTCCGGCAAATGGGATAGAGGAGTATTCGAATTAATGAAGTATTTTGACGTTTTCTTGATGAATGAGACCGAGTGTTTTCATTATACAGGGATGGAAAACGTAGAAGATAGTCTGAGATACATGAGTGAATATTGCAGCCATGTCGTAGTCAAACTGGGGAAAGAAGGGGCCATTTCCGTAAAAAACGGGATTATCAAACGCCTTCCGGGTTATTCGGTTGAAGCTGTTGATACGACGGGAGCTGGAGATTCCTTTAACGCAGGGTATTTATTTGGATTCTTGTCTGGCAAAGATGTCGAAACTAGTATGAGATACGGTAATGCCTGTGGGGCACTTTCCGTGAGCGCATTCGGCGGGAGCACGAACACACCGACTTACGACCAACTCGAACAATTTATTAGCAGTCATCAAAATACGCAGCATGCCGTCTAGTCAAGACAGACGGGGAAGGAGAGAAGTAACAATGAAGAAGCTTCCCAATTCGGTTTCGGATTTACTACAAGAAGCCCATTCAACTCTTGCCGGACATCCGAAGCTATTGGACATGTTCCTGAAATGTTTTCCGAACACGTTAGAAACGACTACGAAGCTGCTGGAGGATCAATCAGCCTTCGTCATTACCGGAGATATTCCGGCTATGTGGTTAAGAGATTCCAGCGCACAGGTGAGGCATTACTTGCCGCTTGCCAACGGAGACAAGGAGCTTCAGCACTTGATTGAAGGATTAATTCGCCGGCAGATCGCTTATATTCATATCGATCCCTATGCTAACGCCTTTAATGAAGAAGCAAACGATAATCGTTATGACGAGGATCTGACTGAGCTTGATGCTTGGGTGTGGGAGAGAAAGTACGAAATTGATTCGCTTTGCTATCCCATTCAGCTTTCTTATCTCTATTGGAAACAAACAGGCAGAACCGAAATATTTGACGAAGCCTTCCGAGCTGCGGTTCAAGCGATATTGAACTTGTGGAAAATAGAACAAAGGCATGCCGAGCTGTCGCCTTACCGGTTTGCCCGAATCAATTGTCCTCCGAGCGACACGCTGCGGAACAACCGAATGGGAATGCCAGTTAATTATACAGGTATGACCTGGTCAGGGTTTCGTCCGAGCGACGATGCTTGCACGTTCGGATATCTCATTCCTTCTAACATGTTCGCGGTCGTCGTTCTTCGTTATATCGAGGAGATCGCCATGGAAGTATGGAATGACGCCGAACTCATTCAGCTCGCGTCAGAGCTTAGGGAAGAGATCGACTTTGGTATTCAAAACTACGGTACCTATCTTCATCCGAAGTACGGAAAGATCTATGCGTATGAGACGGACGGCTTCGGTAACTACAATCTGATGGATGACGCCAATGTGCCGAGTCTGCTATCGATCCCTTACTTGGGTTACACAACATTCGATGATCCGATCTATCAGAACACACGCAAGTTTGTGTTAAGCGGCGATAACCCTTATTACCATGAGGGAAAATTCGCTAAGGGAATCGGAAGCCCGCATACGCCCGAGGGCTTTATCTGGCCGATCAGTTTGGCGATGCAGGCGCTTACCGCACGGGATGATGCAGAAATCGGCGAGCTGCTGGAAATGCTGCAGCGGACGGATGCGGATACGGGATATATGCACGAAGGATTCGATCCGGATAACCCGTCAAGCTATACACGTCCTTGGTTCGCTTGGGCAAATAGTCTTTTCGGCGAATTGCTGTACAGCTTGATGGCAAGAGGATTTTTTAATAAAGGGTAATTCTTTTATGGCAGGAGGGAACATCGATGATTCGCTTAGATCGTTATTGGGAGAATTTGAACGTTCTCCAAGTGAACAGGGAGGCTCCGCGAGCTGCCTACATCCCCTTCGTGGATGAAAATTCGGCCAAGTCGGGAAAGCGGGGGAGATCCCCCGTATATCAAACCTTAAATGGTGCATGGAAGTTTAAGTACCACAAGAGCGTCTTAAACGTCGTTGACCCGTTCTATGAGGAAACTGCCGACGTGAGCACATGGGACGATTTAATCGTTCCGTCTTGCTGGCAAGTAAATGGGTATGATCAGCTTCAATATACGAACATCGATTATCCTTTTCCTAACGATCCTCCTTTCGTCCCCAATGATAATCCAGCCGGACTTTACGTTCGAGAGTTTAATATTTCGAACCAGTGGGATGAGAAGGAGAAGTATATTGTTTTCGAAGGTGTTAATGCTTGTTTCTACCTTTGGATAAACGGACAATTCGCCGGTTATAGCCAAGGCAGCCGCATGCCTTCGGAGTTTAACGTTTCTTCTCTCCTAAAGCCGGGGAAAAACAAGATTGCAGTTATGGTATTAAAATGGTGCGACGGTTCTTATTTGGAAGATCAGGATTCTTGGCGATTTTCAGGTATTTTCCGCGACGTGTACATGCTTGCGCGTGATTGCGTCCACGTAAGGGACGTGTTCAATAAGCAAAAGTTCGAAGACGGCTTTCGGAAAGTCGTTCTGACGACGGAAATCGAGACGAACGGGCACTTGAATGTAAGCGCCGATTTAATGGATGTCGAAGGGAAAGTCGTAGCTTCGGTCAACGCCTTAATCGATAGTAAAGGGACTCTACGTTTCGAGGTAGACGATCCGAAATTGTGGAGCGCCGAGACGCCTTATCTCTACGAGCTTTACGTTCGCGGTGGCAGCGAGGTACTGCGGTTTCCGGTTGGGTTCAAGCAATTGACTGTCGAAGGTGGCGTGTTTCGTATCAACGGTCAGGCCGTTAAGCTCAAGGGCGTAAACAGGCACGATTCTCATCCGGAGCTCGGGCAGACGATTCCGGTAACCCATATGATCAAAGATCTTATTTTGATGAAAAAACATAATGTGAACACGATCCGTACCTCTCATTATCCGAACGATTCCCGGTTCATGGATCTATGCAACGAGTATGGGTTTTACGTCGTGGACGAAGCTGATTTGGAAAGTCACGGAATCGGAACCGGACACATAGAAGGATCCGCGCACTCTATCTCACGCGATCCCGACTGGAAGGCCGCTTTCATGGATCGCGCGGTTCGAATGGTGGAGAGGGACAAGAACCACCCATGCGTCGTCATGTGGTCATTGGGTAACGAGTCGGGATATGAAGCCAATCACATCGCGATGGCTGAATGGATTAGAGAACGCGATCCATCGATTCCGGTTCATTATGAAGGCGCAGCTCCGCACTATAAGGGCAGCTCGCAAATAGATTGTTTGGACTTGGAAAGCCGTATGTACGCTTCGGTTCAAGAAATCGAAGCTTACGCTAAAGACGAGAACAACGTCAAGCCTCTCTTCTTGTGCGAGTACAGCCATGCGATGGGCAATGGCCCAGGAGATTTAAAGGACTATTGGGACGTCATTTATCGTTATCCGAAGCTTATCGGTGGTTGCGTATGGGAATGGAACGACCATGGTATCGCAACGGAGACGAAGGACGGCACGCCTTTCTTTGCTTACGGTGGAGATTTCGGGGATAAGCCTAATGATGGAAATTTCTGCATCGACGGGCTAGTTACACCGGATCGCAAGCCGCATACGGGACTTCTCGAGTTGAAGAAGGTGCTCGCGCCTGTTCGGATCGAGGAGCACGACTTGAAAGTCGGCGAGATTAAGGTGACAAACCTCTATGATTTTATCGACCTTTCCCATGTGGGCGTTTTCTGGAAAATAGAGCTGGACGGAAGGCTGATTCAACAGGGACAGCTCGATACAGAAGGAATTTTGCCGCAAAACTCTCGCCTTATGACTTTGCCGTTTAACTTGCCCGAAACGTTCATTGGACGTTACGTGCTTACTTTCTCCATTTGGTTAAAAGAGGAGACGCGATGGGCCGAAGCAGGTCATGAGATTTCATTCGAGCAGATGGAATGGAAGTGTGATAAGCCGAGTTTGGAGATCGGCGATGACGTCCGTGATGTCTCGGTCAAGCCATCTCCTGCATTGCAAACGGAAGAGACGGGACGTTGGCTAACCGTCGAAGGCTTTGATTTCCGTCATGTTTTCGACCTGGAGTCCGGAACTGTACACCGTATTTCGAGGAACGGAGTGAACATGCTGGACGCTCCTTCAGCATTTACGGTCTGGAGGGCGCCGACGGATAACGATATGCACGTGAAAGAGAAGTGGCTCGAGGAAGGCTACGACCGTGCTGCTATGAAGACGTACCATTGCAATTGGGCTAAAACAAATGACGGGAATGTGGAGATCAGAAGCAGATTTTCCATTTCTGCGGACAGCCGAGCATCGATTCTCTCCGGAGAATTATGCTGGAACGTTAACGTATCGGGGGAGATTCGCCTAATTTTGAACGTTAAAGTCCAAGCGGAATTGCCATATCCTTACCTTCCACGTTTCGGTCTTCGGCTATCGATGCCTCCGGGCATGGAAGAGGTTGAATACTCGGGCTTCGGACCGCATGAGAGTTATGTAGACAAACGCCAAAGCGTAAAACGGGGCCAATTCCTGACAACGGTCGATGAAATGTTCGAGAACTATATCATGCCACAAGAGAACGGCTCCAGGTATGGAACCGAATGGGCCATCGTGTCCAACGCGCAAGGCATGGGCCTTCGCTTCTCTACGCAGAATGGCTTCTCCTTCAACGCTTCCCATTTTTCGCCGGAAGACTTAACCGAAGCGCAGCACGATTGGGAGCTTGCGAAGATGAAAAGTAAGAATACGATCGTACACCTCGATTACAAAATGAGCGGAGTCGGATCGAACTCCTGCGGACCGGTGCTTGCGGAAGCGTACCGTTTGAACGATAAGGAATTTCAATATGAGCTAAGCCTCACTCCCGTATTTAAAGAAGACGAATAGAGGAACTTCAAGGAGGACTCGCGAGTGAAATATATCCAAATTCAAGGCGTTGATAAAAAGATTTCGCGGTTATTCATGGGGACAGGGGATTTACGGAAATTGGAGGATCCGCAACGGATCATGCTAGATGCGTATATCCAGGCCGGAGGCAACGCCTTCGATACCGCTCATCAATATCGGGGCAAGGAGCTCGTTCTCGGCCAATGGCTGGCTGAGACGGGACTTCGGGAACAGCTGGTCATTTTAACGAAAGGCGCTCATCACGATGACGGGAGCCCAGGGCCTCGCGTGAATCCCCAGGCGATTCGCAAAGACTTGAAAGAGAGCCTAGAACGACTCGGTACCGATTACGTCGATCTATATGCGCTTCACCGCGATGATCCGACCGTTGAGGTCGGCCCTATCATCGAAGAACTGAATGAGCATCTTCAAGCGCGGACAATTAGAGCCATCGGTGCCTCGAACTGGTCACACAAAAGAATTCAGGAAGCAAACGAATACGCAGCTTCACGAAACTTGACTGGCTTTTCCTTCAACAGCCCGAATTTAAGCTTGGCCAAGCCTCTAGAAGCTAGGTGGGCGGGAGCTATCTCTGCGGATGAGGCAGCGTGCGAATGGCACGTCAAAAATCAATTGCCATTATTAGCTTGGTCCGCGCAAGCGGGAGGATTCTTCTCCGGGAACTTCTCACCGGACAATCGAACGGACGAAGAGATGGTCAGAGTATATTACAGCGACAATAACTGGGAGCGATATCGCCGTGCCGTTAAGTTAGCGGAAGAAAAGGGCGTGACTCCGATCCAAATTGCTCTTGCCTACGTCCTTTATCAGCCTTTTCCGACTTGCGCGATTATCGGTCCTCGAAATCCTGAGGAGTTCTATTCCTCGATCGAGTCTATGAATCTTGAACTGAGCCCGCGGGAAGTTGAATGGCTAGATCTGAAAGTGGAGGATATTCAATGATGATCAGACATAAGCTTGCGGCACAGCTGTACACCTTAAGGAACGAAGTGAAGAAGGATTTCGAGGGTGTTCTTAAAGATCTAAGTAAAATGGGATGGGCGGCCGTTCAAATCGACGGTTTGCATGGACATCCCGCTCGGGATATCGAAGCCGTGTTGAAGGAAACAGGCTTACGAGTAGCGGGTATGCATGTTGGCTTAGAGCGAATGAAGCATGATCTGAAGGCAGTGCTGGAGGAAGCAAGCTTGTTCAATACAAAAGATTTTATCTGCCACTCACTGCCGGACGGTCTGCAGACGCCCGAGGGATACGAGAGCGTAAAGAAAGATTTGCTGGCGGTTGCCGCTGAGGTTGACGGCAAGGGATACCGAGTGGGTTATCACAATCATGACTTTGAATTTCACACGAAGATCGACGGGAAATTTGCACTGGAATATTTGCTGGATGATCCAGCAATTCATGCCGAAATCGATACTTATTGGGTTATGAAGGCAGGCCATGATCCGCTATCCTTTATTCGGAATTATGCTTTCCGCATGCCGATTCTTCATCTCAAGGACATGACCTCTGATGGTCGGCAATATTTCTCCGAAATCGGAACCGGCCTGATCGACTTCGCTCCGATTCTGAAATGGGGACTGGATAGCGGCGTTGAATGGTTTGCGGTGGAGCAGGACTACTGTCCGGGCAATCCGATGGATAGCTTGGCTTTGAGCTTAGAAAATTTGTTGAAGCTTGAGAAATCGCTTTGAGTTGATATCCGGGGAGAAAGGTGAGGATAAATATGTTGTTCACAGAAAAGAAGCTGGAAGCGAGGCTTCAAGAATTAAACGATACACGTTATCGCGACGCTATTCCATTGGTAAGCTTCTCCGCCGTTGAAGATGAGATCGGAGCTACGGCAGCCCGGCCTCCTGTAGGATCGCCAACGTTCGAATTAAAAACAGGCGAGACATGGAAAGGCCGCGATCGTTATATTTGGTTATCCCGTAGCATCGAGATTCCTAGCGAATGGGCAGGCAAAACAGTGCTCGGACGTTTCGACTTCGGAGAGACGGGTGGAGGAAACAACGACGGCTTCGAGTCGCTGCTTTACTGGAACGGCGCTCCGTACCAAGGCGTTGATTCCAACCATCAAGAAGTATTCCTTCCGGATGAAGCCGCTGGAACGACTGGCACAATGGACATTCGATTGTGGTCGGGTCTCGATGGTGGCGGTAAGCCGCGCGAAATGAAGCACACGGTGAACCGGGCCGAGCTGTGTTGGCTAGATGAAAGAATCGACGATTTCTATTATACGGGTCGTGCCGTGCTAGAAACGATTCAAGCGCTTGGTGTAGCTCATCCCGACCGCGTGGGTCTCGTTAAAGCGCTCGACCGTGCTTTTCTTAAGGTGGATTGGTCCCAACCGGGTTCGGAAGCTTATCGCGAATCCGTTTATGATGCTCGCGAACAATTGCTGGCGGAACTGAACGGTTTTGAGAAGCATCATCCCGTTACAGTTACGACCATTGGTCATACCCATATCGATGTGGCTTGGCTTTGGAGATTGAAGCATACGCGCGAGAAATGCGCCCGCTCGTTCTCAACGGTCCTTCGCTTGATGGAACGCTTCCCGGACTACGTGTTCTTGCAGACGCAGCCGCAATTGTACGCCTACATTAAACAAGACTACCCGGAGATTTACGAGCAAATCCGGGAGCGCGTGAGCGAAGGGCGTTGGGAAATCGGCGGAGGCATGTGGCTCGAAGCCGATTGCAATCTGACGTCGGGTGAATCGCTGGTCAGACAATTCCTGTTCGGAACCCGGTTCATGCGTGAAGAATTCGACGTGGAAAGCACATATTTGTGGCTACCCGACGTATTCGGATATAGCTGGGCATTGCCGCAAATTTTACAGAAATCCGGCTTCGATACGTTCATGACAACCAAAATCAGCTGGAACCAATTCAACAGAATGCCACACGATACGTTCAAATGGCGGGGAATCGACGGATCGGAAGTGCTTACGCATTTCATCACGACACCGGATGATTGGGAGGAAGCCAACTCCTTCTTCTATACGTACAACGGCTTAGTCACAGCCAAGACGGTAAAAGGAGCTTGGGAAGGCTACCAGGAAAAAGAAGTGAATCAAGAATTGCTCTTATCCTATGGCTACGGAGATGGCGGCGGAGGCGTAAATCGGGAAATGCTCGAAATGCGTCGCCGGCTAGATACAATGCCAGGGTTGCCGAACGTGAAGCCGGGGCGCGCGGATGATTACTTCCAGCGGCTGCAAAAAACTTTCAAAGAAACGGATCGTTACGTTCATACCTGGGACGGTGAGCTGTACCTTGAGTACCATCGGGGAACTTACACGAGTCAGGCTTACAATAAACGGATGAATCGGAAGCTGGAGCTTCTCTATCGAGAGACGGAATGGGTTAGCGCATTGGCAAGCGTACTGCAAGGGAATTGGAGCGAGTATCGCCAAGAGAAGCTGAATGAGGGCTGGACGATTATTTTGCGCAACCAGTTCCACGATATCATTCCGGGTTCCTCGATTAAGGAAGTTTATGAAGACAGTCGCGAGGAGTATGCCGAGGCGTTGTCGATCGTAACGGACGCTTGGAACGAAGCGGCAGCTGTCGTCGGGGGGCAGAAAAAGGAAGGAACGTTGACGGTTCTTAATAGCTCGCCTTGGGAACGCAATGATTTGCTCGTCGTCACGGGAGACAAAGCTCCTGCCGGAAGCGTATGGACGGATGCGGAGGGGAATGCCTTATTATCCCAACAATCCAATGGCCGTTGGATAGTGGCAGCCTCCAAGGTACCTTCGTTAGGACTGGCTTCCATTCACTATCAGGCTGAATCATCTTCTGTTGCCGAGGTAGAGATTCCTTTCCATAACGAAGGACGCGTGCTGAGGACTCCTCATTATGAGATCGAGTGGAACGAAGCTGGACAATTGTCCCGGATTTACGATCTGGACAATCGTCGTAACGTGCTTGCGCAAAATTCCCGTGGCAACGTCCTGCAAGTATTCGAGGACAAGCCGCTTAACTTCGAAGCTTGGGACGTCGATATTTTCTACCAAGAGAAAATGCGGGAAATTTCCGAATTGGTTTCCGCGGAGCTTGTGGAAGCGGGACCTTTGGCTGCGACCGTTGAGTTCAAATGGAATTACGCGAAGTCCGTGATTACGCAGAAAATGACGGTCTACGCCGGAAGCAGACGGATAGATTTCCGCACGCATATTGATTGGCAGGAGCATCAACAGCTTCTGAAAGTTGCTTTCCCTGTAGACGTTCGTTCAACGGAAGCTACTTACGATATTCAGTTCGGGAACGTCAAGCGTCCGACGCATTGGAATACGAGCTGGGATTGGGCACGATTCGAGACTGTCGGGCACCAGTGGGCTGACCTGTCAGAACGTGGTTACGGCGTGAGCCTGCTGAACGATTGCAAATACGGCTATGACATTAAGGATAACGTTCTCCGTCTGTCCTTGTTGAAGTCGGCCATCAGCCCGGACCCGGATGCCGATATTGGAGAGCACGAATTCGTCTATGCGCTCTTCCCGCATGAAGGAGATTGGTATGCAGGCGGCACCGTTCAAGAAGCTTGGTCGCTCAACAATCCATTGACAGCTTATGAAGGAACTCCCGTTAGGGACAAGTTCTCATTGTTCCGCTTATCCGCCTCTAACGTAATGGTGGATGCGGTGAAAAAAGCGGAAGATGGAGATTATCTCGTGCTGCGTGTCCATGAATTCGCCGGTGTTCGCTCGACGGTTCGGTTGGGCAGCGACTTCCACATTGTTTCCTTACAAGAATGTGATCTCATGGAAAAGCCTATCGGAGCTGCTTTACCTACAGATGCCGAGTTCGAGCTTAAGCCTTATGAAATCAAAACCTTTATCGTTCATCTCCAAGTCTAATTCTTCGGGCAAGGAAACTGGATTTAAGCCTGAAGCTCGCAAGCTCCCTAAGGAATTGCGGGCTTCCTCTTTCTTTATCTGATTAGGAATTACTCAAATCTATAATAAATAGAGGTTTTGCTAATGAAAACCATTCGATTGACAATGGCACAGGCTTTGCTGAAATTTCTGGATCAACAGTACATTTCTATGGACGGAGAAGAAACCAAATTCGTCCACGGAGTTATGGGTATATTCGGACATGGCAACGTAACGGGTATTGGCGAAGCGCTCGAAAGGGAATCAGGTAATCTGATTTTCCTACAAGGTAAGAACGAGCAGGGGATGGTTCATGCTGCAACAGCGTACGCCAAGCAGAAAAACCGTAGGCAAATTTTCGCATGCACGACGTCAATCGGACCTGGTGCGCTCAATATGATTACTGGCGCGGCAACCGCTACGGTAAACCGCATCCCAGTGCTCCTTTTGCCGGGCGACAACTTCGC
This portion of the Cohnella abietis genome encodes:
- a CDS encoding alpha-mannosidase; the protein is MLFTEKKLEARLQELNDTRYRDAIPLVSFSAVEDEIGATAARPPVGSPTFELKTGETWKGRDRYIWLSRSIEIPSEWAGKTVLGRFDFGETGGGNNDGFESLLYWNGAPYQGVDSNHQEVFLPDEAAGTTGTMDIRLWSGLDGGGKPREMKHTVNRAELCWLDERIDDFYYTGRAVLETIQALGVAHPDRVGLVKALDRAFLKVDWSQPGSEAYRESVYDAREQLLAELNGFEKHHPVTVTTIGHTHIDVAWLWRLKHTREKCARSFSTVLRLMERFPDYVFLQTQPQLYAYIKQDYPEIYEQIRERVSEGRWEIGGGMWLEADCNLTSGESLVRQFLFGTRFMREEFDVESTYLWLPDVFGYSWALPQILQKSGFDTFMTTKISWNQFNRMPHDTFKWRGIDGSEVLTHFITTPDDWEEANSFFYTYNGLVTAKTVKGAWEGYQEKEVNQELLLSYGYGDGGGGVNREMLEMRRRLDTMPGLPNVKPGRADDYFQRLQKTFKETDRYVHTWDGELYLEYHRGTYTSQAYNKRMNRKLELLYRETEWVSALASVLQGNWSEYRQEKLNEGWTIILRNQFHDIIPGSSIKEVYEDSREEYAEALSIVTDAWNEAAAVVGGQKKEGTLTVLNSSPWERNDLLVVTGDKAPAGSVWTDAEGNALLSQQSNGRWIVAASKVPSLGLASIHYQAESSSVAEVEIPFHNEGRVLRTPHYEIEWNEAGQLSRIYDLDNRRNVLAQNSRGNVLQVFEDKPLNFEAWDVDIFYQEKMREISELVSAELVEAGPLAATVEFKWNYAKSVITQKMTVYAGSRRIDFRTHIDWQEHQQLLKVAFPVDVRSTEATYDIQFGNVKRPTHWNTSWDWARFETVGHQWADLSERGYGVSLLNDCKYGYDIKDNVLRLSLLKSAISPDPDADIGEHEFVYALFPHEGDWYAGGTVQEAWSLNNPLTAYEGTPVRDKFSLFRLSASNVMVDAVKKAEDGDYLVLRVHEFAGVRSTVRLGSDFHIVSLQECDLMEKPIGAALPTDAEFELKPYEIKTFIVHLQV